A segment of the Phycisphaeraceae bacterium genome:
GCTGTACAGGCACGGGGAGCCGCTGGAGATGCCGCCCGAGGCGTTTGGGCGCATCGCTGCGCAGACGTTCAAGCAGGTCATGATTCAGCGTTTCCGCGATGATGAGCGGGCGTCGATTCAGGACGAGTTCGGGAAGCGGATCGGGACGATTGTGACGGCGACTGCGCAGCGATATGACCACGGCGTGCTGATTGTGACGGTGGATCGGGCCGAGGCGGTGATGTTGCGCAATGAGCAGATTCCGGGCGAGCAGTTCATGCCTGGCGACCGGGTGCGTGCGATGGTGCTGGATGTCAAGGATGTCGGGAGTCAAGTCAAGATTTATGTGAGTCGCGGGCATCAGGACTTCATCAAGCGGCTGTTCGAGGTCGAAGTGCCGGAAGTTGCCGAGCGAATCGTCGAGATCAAAGGGATGGCGCGTGAGCCTGGCTACAGGACGAAGATTGCGGTGAGTTCGATTGACAGCAAGGTTGATGCGGTTGGGGCGTGCGTGGGCGTGCGTGGTAGCCGCATCAAGAACATTGTTGATGAACTCAATGGAGAGAAAATCGACATCGTGCGATGGAATGAGTCGAGCCAGATTCTGATCCAGAACGCGCTGAAGCCGGCCGAAGTCGCGGAGATCAGTCTTTGCTTCGAACTTGGGCGTGCCACGGTGGTGGTGCGTGATGACCAGTTGAGCCTTGCGATCGGCAAGCGTGGGCAAAATGTTCGTCTTGCGGCGCGTCTGGCGGGATGGGATATCGACATTCTGACGCCCGAGGAGTTCACAGCGGGTCTTGAGACGCTGTCGGAGACACTCGTCGGGATCGAAGGCGTGACCGAGGAAATGGTTGATCGCCTTGCGGCCCTGGGGATGGTGAGCGTTTTTGATATCGAGGAAGTCGGTGCCGAGGTGCTGATGTCGGAGCTCGAGGTTGATGCCGAGGTTGCCTCCCAGATGGTGCAGGTTTCTGCGGGCAAGGCGAAGGAAGTCGCGGCCAAGCAGCAGGCAGAGAAGGAAGAGGCAGAGCGTCGCAAGGCTGAAGAGACGGAGGCTGCGCGTCGGGCGTTGTCGGGTGAGGAGAGTCTGGAAGATATGGATCCTGACACAGCGGCGGCGGCGATTCTGGGTGCGGGTTCGTACTCGGTGCGTCGTGCACCTGCAGCGGCGAAGGTTGACAGTGGGGATGCAGACGCACGTGCGGCAGACATTCTGGGTGGTGAGCAGAACTGAGAGTTCGTTCGATTGGTGGTGACACCATCGAGAACCGTTGGAGGCTGGCTTGGCAAAGCGGGTTTTTGAAGTTGCGAAGGAACTGGGGATCACATCGAAGGCGATCGTGGAGAAGTGCCGCGCGGAGGGAATTCCCGAAGCAGTCATCAAGAACCACATGTCGACGGTGTCAGCCGGTTTGGAAGCGACGTTTCACGATTGGTTCCGCGCGGGTGACGCCGGCGGCACGGCTGTGGAGACGGCGGAGAAGGTAGACATTGAGAAGGTGCGACAGAAGGTGGTGCGTAAGGCCAAGCCGCTGTCGAAACCTGATGATGAACCGATGATGCCGGCGCCTGATACGGCGGTGTCTGTCGGTGCGAACGGCGAGAGCCATCGCGCGGTGGCGAGTAGTGGGCCGGCGAGCGTGCCTCAAACTGTTGCGGTGCGGGCTGAACCAGTGCCAACGGAGGCGGTCAAAGCACCGGAGAAGAAGCAGGCAGAGCCTCGAGAAGACCTTTCGAGCGATGGCGGGAATGTGGCCACGAAGGTGCCTGTTGGTCGGGATGTCGGCGATCGTGCGCCGGAGAAGGCTGCTTCGAGCGCGGCGCCGATGAATGTTCCGACACGGCCTCAGGTGGTCAAGCCGGCGGGGCCTCAGTTGGGTGAGCGCGAGCGTGTAAAGCTGTCGGGTCCGAAGGTTGTGCGTGTGGAGGCGCCTGAGCCTGTGGAACCGGCTCGTCCAAGGCGGAGTCCGCCTCGCGATGGTGGTGGTGGGCAAGGGGTTGGCGCGCCTGGATTCGCTCCGGCGATGCCGTCATCAGACGATGACCGTGGGCGGAGTCCGCGGCGTGGGGGTGCACCTGGTGGTGGAGGTGGTTCGAAGCGTCGTGGAGTTGCGTCATCGGGTCGCGGGAGCGACGGGACCTGGTCGGAGCAGGATCTGGCTGAGCGTGAGATGAAGTTGCAGCGTGCTGGCGGGTTCCTGAGGCAGAAGCGTCAGCAGCTCAAGCGTCAGGAAGGCGAACGAAGCCAGTCGGCAGCAGAAGCGGGCGGCAAGATCACGATAGCCGAGCCTTTCACGATCAAGGAACTGTCGGCCGCTACAGGCGTGAAGGGCGCGGACATTGTCAAGCAACTGTTTCTGCAGGGCGTGATGGCGACGATCAATTCGGGGATCGACAAGCTCAAGGCCCAGGAAATCATGCTCGAATACGACATTGAACTTGATGTCGTGGAATCGAAGAGCGCAGAGCAGCGTGTTTCGGATTCGTTTGTTGATCGGACAGTGGTCGACCTGAAGTCTCGCGGCCCGGTGGTGACGATTCTGGGTCACGTCGATCATGGCAAGACGAGCCTGCTGGATCGGATTCGCAATGCGAATGTTGCGGAAGGCGAGGCTGGGGGCATTACGCAGGCGACGAGCGCGTTCCGCGTGCCTCTGAGGTTTGGCGACGAGGACAAGCACATTGTGTTCATTGATACGCCGGGGCACGAGGCGTTTACGTCGATGCGTGCGCGTGGTGCGCATGTTACGGACATCGTGGTGCTGGTGATTGCAGCCGATGACGGCGTGATGCCTCAGACGATTGAATCGATCAGCCACGCCAAGGCTGCGAAGGTTCCGATCATTGTTGCGCTCAACAAGATCGACAAGGCCGAGGCGACGGATGGGAACATTCAGCGCATCATGGGCCAGTTGGCCGAGCATGGGCTGAACCCGGTCGAGTGGGGTGGACAGACGGAAGTCGTGCGAACGAGTGCGTTGAAGAACACGGGGATTCAGGACTTGCTGGAGGTTCTGGATCTGACGGCGCAGATGCTGGAGTTGACATCGGACTTTGGCGGCGCTGCGCGTGGAACGGTGATCGAGGCCAGACCCGAAGAGGGTCGCGGCAATGTCGCGAATATTCTGGTGCAGGACGGCTTGCTCAAGGTCGGAGATTTCATTGTGCTGGGGCGTGCTTTCGGGCGTGTGCGCGACATCACGGACGATCGTGGGCGCAGGCTGAAGGAGGCTTCGCCACCGATGCCGGTTCAGATTTCGGGCATCGATGCGCTTCCGGATGCGGGGGACAAGTTCTTTGTGACAGACACGCTCAAGAAGGCCGAGCAGGCAGCCGAGCAGCGTCGCGAGCGTGAGCGGCATGAGCAGTTGGCGCAGCCGAAGGTCACGCTGGATTCGCTGTTCAGTCAGATGGCGGAAGTGGGGCTGAAAGAGATTCTGGTGGTGCTCAAGGCGGATGTGCAGGGCTCGGTGGATGTGATCAGAAACGAGATTGAGAAGATTTCGTCGCCTGAGGTCAAGGTGCGAGTGCTGCATGCAGCGGTTGGCGGGATTACGGAATCGGACGTGATTCTGGCCGAGGCATCGAAGGCGATCATCGTCGGGTTCAACGTGATTCCTTCGGGCAAGGCTCGACGGATGAGCGAAGACAAGGGCGTGGAGATTCGGAGTTATCGCGTGATCTACAACATCACGGATGACATCCGCAAGGCGGCGGAAGGGCTGCTGGCGCCGGATGTGCGCGAGGAAGTGCTTGGGCATGCGGAGGTTCGCCAGGTCTTCAAGATCACGCGAGTGGGCGCGATCGCGGGTTGCTATGTGACGGATGGCACAGTTGAACGCGACGCGATGATCCGTGTGACGCGCAACGACATTGTCGTTGAGCACGATCGGAAACTGGAGCAGCTCAAGCGGTTCAAGGACGATGCGAAGGAGGTTCGCGCCGGGATGGAGTGCGGCATGAAGATCGCGGGATACGACGACATCAAGGCTGGCGACATCATCGAGTGCTACAAGAACGTTGAGGTCAAGCGCACGCTGTGAATCGGGCACACTCCGAGGCAAGAGTTTTGGACGTACTCCCTTTGGCGTCGTGTGAGTGCGATGAGTTGGAATGGACGGAGGGAACTGCGCTGATCGTCGGCATTCTTCAGTTTGAGTTGATGATCCATGACGCCCAATCGCTCAAGGACAAGCGGCGGGTGGTGCGGTCGGTGAAGGATCGCCTGCATCGGGAGCATCAGGTGAGTGTGGCGGAAGTTGATGCGCAGGAGCGGGCAGATCTGGCAGTGCTTGGGCTGGCGATGGTTGGTGGAGACGGGCGGTACATCGGTCAGACGCTTGATCGAATCACCGAGAAGCTGCGATCGTTGCACGATGCGGAACTGGGGAACATGCGGCGGGAACTCTTGTATGGGGCTGCGGGGCCTGAGGCGTTGACTGAAGACGATGCCAATTCCTTTGAAGGGATCGAACGTGAGATGCTGCGTCGAGCCGAGCAAGAGCCGGAGGGGCTGGAGTGAAACGTCGAACGCTTCAGATTGGATCAGAACTCGAGAAGGCAATCAATGAAGTGCTGGCTCGCGGACTTGCGGACCCGCGTGCCAAGGGCCTGATCACTGTGACAGCAGTTGAGGTTGTCGAGGATCTCTCGGCTGCGCGAGTGATGGTTTCGATTCATCCCGAAGAGCACGAGAAGTTGACGATGCATGCGTTGGTCTCGGCGAGTGGATACTTGCGGCGCGAGGTGATGAAACGTGTGCACTTGCGGTTGATGCCGGTACTGATTTTCAAACTGGACACCGGGCTGAAGAATCAGGCCAAGGTGTTTGAGTTGCTTGGAAAGATCGCGGAGGAGCGTG
Coding sequences within it:
- the nusA gene encoding transcription termination factor NusA; protein product: MNTQEMMRILDSIARDRNIDRSVLISDLEQAMVSAARKYFNTLDAEEFTCSLDPIAGTFSLYRHGEPLEMPPEAFGRIAAQTFKQVMIQRFRDDERASIQDEFGKRIGTIVTATAQRYDHGVLIVTVDRAEAVMLRNEQIPGEQFMPGDRVRAMVLDVKDVGSQVKIYVSRGHQDFIKRLFEVEVPEVAERIVEIKGMAREPGYRTKIAVSSIDSKVDAVGACVGVRGSRIKNIVDELNGEKIDIVRWNESSQILIQNALKPAEVAEISLCFELGRATVVVRDDQLSLAIGKRGQNVRLAARLAGWDIDILTPEEFTAGLETLSETLVGIEGVTEEMVDRLAALGMVSVFDIEEVGAEVLMSELEVDAEVASQMVQVSAGKAKEVAAKQQAEKEEAERRKAEETEAARRALSGEESLEDMDPDTAAAAILGAGSYSVRRAPAAAKVDSGDADARAADILGGEQN
- the infB gene encoding translation initiation factor IF-2; amino-acid sequence: MAKRVFEVAKELGITSKAIVEKCRAEGIPEAVIKNHMSTVSAGLEATFHDWFRAGDAGGTAVETAEKVDIEKVRQKVVRKAKPLSKPDDEPMMPAPDTAVSVGANGESHRAVASSGPASVPQTVAVRAEPVPTEAVKAPEKKQAEPREDLSSDGGNVATKVPVGRDVGDRAPEKAASSAAPMNVPTRPQVVKPAGPQLGERERVKLSGPKVVRVEAPEPVEPARPRRSPPRDGGGGQGVGAPGFAPAMPSSDDDRGRSPRRGGAPGGGGGSKRRGVASSGRGSDGTWSEQDLAEREMKLQRAGGFLRQKRQQLKRQEGERSQSAAEAGGKITIAEPFTIKELSAATGVKGADIVKQLFLQGVMATINSGIDKLKAQEIMLEYDIELDVVESKSAEQRVSDSFVDRTVVDLKSRGPVVTILGHVDHGKTSLLDRIRNANVAEGEAGGITQATSAFRVPLRFGDEDKHIVFIDTPGHEAFTSMRARGAHVTDIVVLVIAADDGVMPQTIESISHAKAAKVPIIVALNKIDKAEATDGNIQRIMGQLAEHGLNPVEWGGQTEVVRTSALKNTGIQDLLEVLDLTAQMLELTSDFGGAARGTVIEARPEEGRGNVANILVQDGLLKVGDFIVLGRAFGRVRDITDDRGRRLKEASPPMPVQISGIDALPDAGDKFFVTDTLKKAEQAAEQRRERERHEQLAQPKVTLDSLFSQMAEVGLKEILVVLKADVQGSVDVIRNEIEKISSPEVKVRVLHAAVGGITESDVILAEASKAIIVGFNVIPSGKARRMSEDKGVEIRSYRVIYNITDDIRKAAEGLLAPDVREEVLGHAEVRQVFKITRVGAIAGCYVTDGTVERDAMIRVTRNDIVVEHDRKLEQLKRFKDDAKEVRAGMECGMKIAGYDDIKAGDIIECYKNVEVKRTL
- a CDS encoding DUF503 domain-containing protein; protein product: MEWTEGTALIVGILQFELMIHDAQSLKDKRRVVRSVKDRLHREHQVSVAEVDAQERADLAVLGLAMVGGDGRYIGQTLDRITEKLRSLHDAELGNMRRELLYGAAGPEALTEDDANSFEGIEREMLRRAEQEPEGLE
- the rbfA gene encoding 30S ribosome-binding factor RbfA: MKRRTLQIGSELEKAINEVLARGLADPRAKGLITVTAVEVVEDLSAARVMVSIHPEEHEKLTMHALVSASGYLRREVMKRVHLRLMPVLIFKLDTGLKNQAKVFELLGKIAEERAALEEKGPATEQSEDQSGESGAGM